Proteins from a genomic interval of Acetobacterium woodii DSM 1030:
- a CDS encoding type I restriction endonuclease subunit R yields the protein MSLAENFTEAFLEEAAIEILTGLGYAYAFGPDISPGGEAPERQDHREVILAERVKDALFRINRDLPQEALDEAYRQIITFNSPMLAENNRHFHRLLTEGIEVSFSEKGNIRTKRAFVINYEQPETNDFLVVNQFTIIEHEERRPDLILFINGLPLIVVELKSASDENVGISSAYNQIQTYKKDLPNLFVYNAFCILSDGINAKAGTLTSNEERFMNWRTVDGVVIEPKANPQYEVLFHGMLKPQRVLEIIRYFILFQESQQSDTDKNGQKLGDKKAIIKILAAYHQYFAVQKAVEKTREAAGEDGDRKIGVIWHTQGSGKSFSMVFYTAALVRELNNPTIVVITDRNDLDDQLFATFSKSQDILRQTPKLAHTRKLTASQKAQQNGTNAVAINGLYELLNDREAGGIIFTTIQKFTPESGEMPVLTDRKNVIIIADEAHRSQYGLAAKTDLKSGAVKYGYAKYLRDALPNASFIGFTGTPIDLDDRSTTSVFGQCIDTYDMTRAVEDEATVRIYYENRIIKLDTVDTELIKIDAAFEDITEGQEDTERDKNKATWSRLEAVVGSPNRIKKLAEDIIAHYEEKSKAITGKAMVVCMSRRICAELYDAMVTLRADWHSDDVNQGKIKVVMTGSAADSEKLQPHIGGKQRRDTLAKRMKDNSDELSIVLVRDMWLTGFDVPSLHTMYIDKPMQGHGLMQAIARVNRVFKEKSGGVVVDYLGILESLKKALNQYTNSDRGNTGIDVNVAVAIMTEKLEILKDMMHGYDFSAYFGDSKVKRLRAITGGMDFVLGKSMEDQKEFKTITIELAKSHSLCAATEDAKARALEVNYFKAVKASMVKFSDSERVDPTLSKQEVEARLHQLLERSIISEDVIDVFDVMGIKRPDISLLSEDFLEEVRAMKEKNLAVEMLRKLLEGNIKGMERSNLVKSEKFSEKLQKALNKYRNQAITNAEVIEELIRMAHEIRQMKEAEAKLGLSEDEIAFYDALTADEIVREFMEDDTLKTIAQELTIAIRNNITIDWSVRKSAQASMRKIIKRLLKKYKYPPDQADKALKIVMRQAEKMCGNVVVEGFWYDKVAEEKAEYRV from the coding sequence ATGAGTTTAGCAGAAAATTTTACCGAGGCTTTTCTGGAAGAGGCCGCCATCGAAATACTGACCGGCCTGGGCTACGCGTATGCCTTTGGCCCGGATATTTCCCCAGGGGGCGAGGCCCCGGAGCGACAGGATCACCGCGAGGTTATTCTGGCCGAGCGGGTCAAGGATGCGCTTTTTCGGATCAACCGGGATTTGCCCCAGGAAGCCCTGGACGAGGCCTACCGCCAGATCATCACCTTTAACAGCCCGATGCTGGCAGAAAACAACCGCCATTTCCATCGGCTCTTAACCGAGGGGATTGAGGTGTCGTTTAGCGAAAAGGGAAATATTCGCACCAAGCGGGCTTTTGTCATTAATTATGAACAACCGGAGACCAATGATTTTCTGGTGGTGAATCAGTTTACCATTATCGAACATGAGGAACGCCGGCCGGATCTGATTTTGTTCATCAATGGCCTGCCGCTGATTGTGGTGGAGCTGAAATCCGCCAGTGATGAAAACGTCGGCATCAGTAGCGCTTATAATCAGATTCAGACCTACAAAAAAGATCTGCCCAATCTCTTTGTTTACAATGCTTTTTGCATTCTTTCTGACGGCATCAATGCCAAGGCGGGGACCCTGACTTCCAATGAGGAACGGTTTATGAACTGGCGCACCGTCGACGGGGTGGTCATCGAACCGAAAGCCAACCCCCAATATGAGGTGCTGTTTCATGGCATGTTAAAACCTCAGCGGGTGCTGGAGATTATCCGCTATTTTATTTTGTTTCAGGAATCCCAGCAGTCGGATACCGATAAAAACGGCCAGAAACTGGGGGATAAAAAGGCGATTATCAAGATTCTGGCGGCCTATCATCAATACTTTGCAGTCCAGAAAGCGGTTGAAAAAACCCGGGAAGCCGCCGGGGAAGACGGCGATCGCAAAATCGGGGTGATCTGGCATACCCAGGGCTCGGGAAAAAGCTTTTCGATGGTTTTTTATACCGCGGCTTTGGTTCGGGAACTGAACAACCCCACCATTGTGGTAATCACCGACCGCAATGATCTGGATGATCAGTTGTTTGCGACCTTTTCCAAATCTCAGGATATTCTCCGCCAGACCCCCAAACTGGCGCACACCCGCAAGCTGACCGCGAGTCAGAAAGCCCAGCAGAACGGCACTAATGCGGTGGCAATTAACGGTCTTTACGAGCTACTAAATGACCGGGAAGCGGGGGGAATTATTTTTACCACGATCCAGAAGTTTACCCCGGAGTCCGGCGAAATGCCGGTGCTGACTGATCGCAAAAACGTCATCATCATTGCCGATGAGGCCCATCGTAGCCAGTACGGCCTGGCGGCGAAAACCGATCTGAAGTCCGGGGCGGTCAAATACGGTTACGCCAAGTATTTACGCGACGCCCTGCCCAATGCCTCGTTTATCGGCTTTACCGGAACCCCCATCGATTTGGATGACCGTTCCACTACCTCGGTGTTTGGCCAGTGTATCGACACTTATGATATGACCCGGGCGGTCGAGGATGAAGCGACGGTGCGGATTTATTATGAAAACCGGATTATTAAGCTGGATACCGTCGATACTGAGCTGATCAAAATTGATGCGGCCTTTGAGGATATTACCGAGGGTCAGGAAGACACCGAGCGGGATAAGAATAAAGCCACCTGGTCCCGGTTGGAAGCGGTGGTGGGGTCGCCGAATCGGATCAAAAAACTGGCCGAGGACATCATCGCTCACTATGAAGAAAAATCAAAGGCCATTACAGGAAAAGCGATGGTGGTGTGCATGAGCCGGCGGATCTGTGCCGAGCTTTATGATGCCATGGTGACGTTACGGGCGGATTGGCATAGTGATGATGTCAACCAGGGGAAAATCAAAGTGGTGATGACTGGCAGCGCCGCGGATAGCGAAAAACTCCAGCCGCATATCGGCGGTAAACAGCGTCGGGATACCCTGGCTAAACGGATGAAGGACAACAGCGATGAGCTTTCGATTGTGTTGGTTCGGGATATGTGGCTGACCGGTTTTGATGTGCCATCGCTCCATACGATGTACATCGACAAGCCGATGCAGGGACATGGGCTGATGCAGGCCATTGCCCGGGTTAACCGGGTCTTTAAGGAAAAATCCGGCGGGGTGGTCGTCGATTATCTGGGGATTTTAGAAAGCTTGAAAAAAGCTCTGAATCAATATACCAACAGCGACCGCGGCAATACCGGGATTGATGTCAATGTGGCCGTCGCCATTATGACCGAAAAACTGGAAATCCTCAAGGATATGATGCATGGCTATGATTTTTCGGCCTATTTTGGCGATTCCAAGGTTAAACGGCTCCGGGCGATTACCGGCGGCATGGATTTTGTCCTGGGTAAGTCGATGGAAGATCAGAAGGAATTTAAAACGATCACGATTGAACTGGCCAAGTCCCATTCGCTTTGTGCGGCGACGGAGGACGCGAAAGCCAGGGCTTTGGAAGTCAATTATTTTAAAGCCGTGAAAGCCAGTATGGTCAAATTTAGCGACAGTGAACGGGTTGATCCAACCCTGTCAAAACAGGAGGTGGAAGCACGGCTGCATCAACTGCTGGAACGTTCCATTATTTCCGAAGACGTCATCGATGTGTTTGACGTCATGGGGATTAAACGGCCGGATATCTCGCTTCTTTCGGAGGACTTTTTAGAGGAAGTCCGGGCGATGAAGGAGAAAAATCTGGCGGTGGAAATGCTGCGCAAACTGCTAGAAGGCAATATCAAGGGGATGGAACGCAGCAATCTGGTGAAGTCCGAGAAATTCTCGGAAAAGCTCCAGAAGGCCCTGAACAAATATCGGAATCAGGCCATTACCAATGCCGAAGTGATTGAAGAACTGATCCGCATGGCTCATGAAATTAGGCAGATGAAAGAGGCTGAAGCCAAACTTGGCCTCAGTGAAGATGAGATCGCCTTCTACGATGCCTTAACTGCCGATGAAATTGTCCGGGAGTTTATGGAAGATGACACCTTAAAGACCATCGCCCAAGAACTCACCATTGCCATTCGCAATAACATCACGATTGACTGGAGCGTGCGTAAAAGCGCCCAGGCCAGCATGCGTAAGATCATCAAACGGTTGCTTAAAAAATATAAATATCCGCCGGATCAGGCCGACAAAGCCCTGAAAATCGTCATGCGCCAGGCCGAGAAAATGTGCGGGAATGTGGTGGTGGAAGGATTCTGGTATGATAAGGTGGCGGAGGAAAAAGCGGAGTATCGGGTGTAG